A window of Mesoplasma chauliocola contains these coding sequences:
- the alaS gene encoding alanine--tRNA ligase, whose protein sequence is MKKLTTNEIRKMWLDFFKQKKHYFLEPVSLIPVEDPSLLWINSGVATLKPYFDGRKTPPAPRLTNSQKAIRTNDIENVGVTARHHTMFEMLGNFSIGDYFKKEAISFAWELLTSKEWFDIPVEKLYITVFDEDVEAYEHWINVIGIKEDHIFRLSRDTNFWDVGQGPCGPNTEIFFDRGEKWDKENIGPRLLSDDIENDRYIEIWNIVFSQFNNDGFDNYSELPRKNIDTGAGLERIASIFQETPTNFETDIFWPTIEEIQKLCSSKFKYSIENYFNENKHQTKVNTAFKVIADHVRATSFAIADGVFPGNKDRGYIIRRLIRRALMKGMELGINGPFLNKLVIQVIESMKEFYPYLLEKQNLIEITILNEEEKFLKTLSKGYEALNKMIETDQKVTGKNALLLFESYGYPIEQTIEIAEDRNVKVEIDEFNLLLEQAKQQARGARKDLKAWDKQNEIFTKINVKSEFTGWEETEHKDAKIVYIFTDEEILTQAVDSEVYVILDKTPFYAEKGGQAADTGYLTNSQTRAEVIDTQQGPNHQHIHKIQLEGSIKIGDTIDAIVNKEKRTYTMKNHSGTHLIHSALREILGETVMQSGSYNDEHGLRMDFTYNNSISREELNKAEDLVNKKIKEEIEREVHFCSMQDAVNKYGALAFFTEKYDEVVRVVKFGDFSSELCGGTHVDNTVQIEDFMITGLESKGSGVYRIKCLTSKKAITEYLNLEFNKLNLIISEIENKYLSVKTILKDEDLESLFLKAKNESISKESIIRLKLIIDELKNCQKSFDKRFDEIITAKKLEKFKNFEPKLNSQNLLEINERVDGLNIKDMKTLVDEFKNKFNELIIILTSENTEGNFVVVGVSESLQESYPAIKIFKELPVSPKGGGNASLAQGKY, encoded by the coding sequence ATGAAAAAATTAACAACAAATGAAATAAGAAAAATGTGATTAGATTTTTTTAAACAAAAAAAACATTATTTTTTAGAACCTGTAAGCTTAATACCTGTTGAAGATCCATCATTATTATGAATCAATTCAGGTGTGGCAACATTGAAACCATATTTTGATGGTAGAAAAACTCCTCCCGCACCAAGACTTACTAATTCACAAAAAGCAATTAGAACAAATGATATTGAAAATGTAGGAGTAACTGCACGTCACCATACGATGTTTGAAATGTTAGGTAATTTTTCAATAGGTGACTATTTTAAAAAAGAAGCAATTTCTTTTGCTTGAGAATTATTAACAAGTAAAGAATGATTTGATATTCCTGTTGAAAAGCTTTATATTACAGTTTTTGATGAAGATGTTGAAGCTTACGAACATTGAATTAACGTTATAGGAATTAAAGAGGATCATATTTTTAGATTAAGCAGAGATACAAACTTTTGAGATGTTGGTCAAGGACCATGTGGACCTAATACTGAAATCTTTTTTGACCGTGGTGAAAAATGGGATAAGGAAAATATTGGCCCTAGATTATTATCAGATGATATTGAAAATGATAGATACATCGAAATATGAAATATAGTATTTTCACAATTTAATAATGATGGTTTTGACAATTATTCTGAATTACCAAGAAAAAATATAGATACTGGTGCTGGTTTAGAAAGAATTGCGTCAATTTTTCAAGAAACACCAACAAACTTTGAAACAGATATTTTCTGACCAACTATTGAGGAAATTCAAAAATTATGCAGTTCAAAGTTTAAATATTCAATTGAAAATTACTTTAATGAAAATAAACATCAAACAAAAGTAAATACAGCTTTTAAAGTTATTGCAGATCACGTTAGAGCAACTTCTTTTGCCATAGCTGACGGGGTATTTCCGGGGAATAAAGACAGAGGTTACATAATTCGCCGTTTAATTCGCCGTGCTTTAATGAAGGGAATGGAATTAGGCATCAATGGCCCATTTTTAAATAAACTTGTAATTCAAGTCATTGAATCTATGAAGGAATTTTACCCTTACTTATTGGAAAAACAAAACTTGATTGAAATAACAATATTAAATGAAGAAGAAAAATTCCTAAAAACTTTATCAAAGGGTTATGAAGCTTTGAATAAGATGATTGAAACAGACCAAAAAGTAACAGGTAAAAATGCTCTACTTTTATTTGAATCATACGGATACCCAATTGAGCAGACAATTGAAATTGCAGAAGACAGAAACGTAAAAGTTGAAATTGATGAATTTAATTTATTATTAGAACAAGCAAAACAACAAGCTCGTGGAGCTAGAAAAGATTTAAAAGCTTGAGATAAACAAAATGAGATTTTTACAAAAATTAATGTTAAATCAGAATTTACAGGTTGAGAAGAGACTGAACATAAAGATGCAAAGATAGTTTACATTTTCACTGATGAAGAAATATTAACACAAGCTGTTGATAGTGAGGTTTATGTAATTTTAGATAAAACTCCATTTTATGCTGAAAAGGGTGGTCAAGCAGCGGATACAGGTTATTTAACTAATAGCCAAACAAGAGCTGAGGTAATTGATACTCAGCAAGGCCCAAACCATCAGCACATTCACAAAATTCAATTAGAAGGTTCAATAAAAATAGGTGACACTATTGATGCAATAGTAAACAAAGAAAAAAGAACTTATACAATGAAGAATCATTCAGGAACCCACTTAATTCATTCTGCTTTAAGAGAAATATTAGGCGAAACTGTAATGCAATCTGGGTCTTACAATGATGAGCATGGATTACGAATGGACTTTACCTACAATAATTCAATTAGTCGTGAGGAATTAAATAAAGCTGAAGATTTAGTTAATAAAAAAATTAAAGAAGAAATTGAACGTGAAGTTCATTTCTGTTCAATGCAAGATGCAGTTAATAAATATGGAGCGTTAGCATTTTTTACAGAAAAATATGATGAGGTTGTTAGAGTTGTGAAATTTGGTGATTTTTCAAGTGAACTTTGTGGGGGTACTCACGTAGATAATACAGTTCAGATTGAAGATTTCATGATAACAGGTTTAGAGTCAAAAGGTAGTGGAGTTTATAGAATTAAATGTTTAACTTCTAAAAAAGCTATTACTGAGTATTTAAATTTAGAATTTAACAAATTAAATTTAATAATTAGTGAAATTGAAAATAAATACCTATCTGTCAAAACAATATTAAAAGATGAAGATTTGGAGAGTTTATTTCTAAAGGCAAAAAATGAATCTATTTCAAAAGAGTCTATTATAAGATTAAAACTAATTATAGATGAATTAAAAAATTGTCAAAAATCTTTTGACAAAAGATTTGATGAAATAATTACAGCTAAAAAATTAGAAAAATTTAAGAATTTTGAACCAAAACTAAATAGCCAAAATTTATTGGAAATTAATGAAAGAGTTGATGGACTAAACATTAAGGATATGAAAACATTAGTTGATGAATTTAAAAATAAATTTAATGAATTAATTATTATTTTAACTTCAGAAAATACTGAAGGAAATTTTGTTGTAGTTGGTGTAAGTGAATCATTGCAAGAAAGCTACCCAGCTATCAAAATATTTAAAGAATTGCCCGTTTCACCAAAGGGTGGAGGAAATGCAAGCTTAGCACAGGGAAAATACTAA
- a CDS encoding Cof-type HAD-IIB family hydrolase: MKLNDKNKKRLILIDLDGTTLKDDHLTINPITKNALQDAIKEGHTVCICTGRALKDTLHIYNELELDSLLVTLDGGHISDPVHKNFKRIVLPISEEIMKEILVHKVLKNKIENVIVEYYHSNMIQNASDNFFVADSNAEGPLEGNILTDWKGPCSNIIVKLNTNLDFYNVVNTLNSEFGNSVMVKSNLIYGIENIGEKPILIITNKFVNKGFAAEMVAQYYNKDIKDVIAFGDQMNDYEMIKIVGHGVALSSGNPKLKEIAWGITELSNEDGGVGDTLKKLLKK, from the coding sequence ATGAAATTAAATGACAAAAATAAAAAAAGATTAATATTAATTGATTTGGATGGCACAACACTTAAAGATGACCACTTAACTATAAATCCAATTACAAAAAATGCTTTGCAAGATGCTATTAAGGAGGGACATACTGTTTGTATATGCACAGGTAGAGCTTTAAAGGATACTTTACATATATATAACGAACTTGAACTTGATAGTTTGCTTGTTACTTTAGATGGTGGTCACATTTCTGACCCTGTACATAAAAACTTTAAAAGAATTGTTTTACCAATTAGTGAAGAAATAATGAAAGAAATTTTAGTGCATAAAGTTTTGAAAAATAAAATTGAAAATGTTATTGTTGAATATTACCATTCAAATATGATTCAAAATGCATCTGACAATTTTTTTGTTGCTGACTCAAATGCTGAAGGACCTCTTGAAGGAAATATTTTAACTGATTGAAAAGGTCCATGCAGTAATATAATTGTTAAATTAAATACTAACTTAGATTTTTACAATGTTGTTAATACTTTAAATTCAGAATTTGGAAATTCTGTAATGGTTAAATCAAATTTAATTTATGGAATTGAAAATATAGGGGAAAAGCCTATTTTAATAATTACAAATAAATTTGTTAATAAAGGTTTTGCAGCAGAAATGGTTGCACAATACTACAATAAAGATATCAAAGATGTTATTGCATTTGGCGATCAAATGAATGATTATGAAATGATTAAAATTGTTGGGCATGGAGTTGCTCTTTCAAGTGGTAATCCAAAATTAAAAGAAATTGCTTGGGGTATAACTGAACTTTCAAATGAAGATGGTGGAGTTGGAGATACTCTTAAAAAACTTTTGAAGAAATAA
- a CDS encoding MFS transporter, whose protein sequence is MEVKQKQFWKNKRLWIISILATADVLVFIFPSYLKNVINTEVIALNLGINPAQLAQASAVYGYVSLCIYFFGSVIADKVSLKWLTIAGLAAFGITGTWYGSVGLTAGGGIIFDVENNVAVLNPIGQSSRFTQVLIIYVIWAFAKIIFWAPLWKLLSQQGKPEENGILNGIHGSLNGLIGTIFVAIGFAIFTILTPFFVNKQNSSTMAFSIMCYLFSSLIVLDVFLLIFFIKEKKNETISKDFNLKEVGKVLKNYKVYLVAFLVMGVYMYQQGLSVLIPFMNSALLISASVTFVGGLLRTYLFRLFFSAPAGKIADKSGKYIKFLVIGCIICSFIMTTIIFLPGFKIGGFQNQSKGIKILIQVIVYSFFLCLGAICWGLVTNRWATIYEIGIDQKHYATAVGLVSVIAFSPDAWFWQLNSFFLNKHKVETEIPGVFNYQLAYQYSMILIVIGGIVGVLAGLILMLKIKKERSIKIIKNSLS, encoded by the coding sequence ATGGAAGTAAAACAAAAACAGTTTTGAAAAAATAAAAGGCTATGAATAATATCTATATTAGCAACAGCTGATGTTTTAGTTTTTATTTTTCCTTCATACTTAAAAAATGTTATAAATACTGAAGTTATAGCATTAAATTTAGGAATAAATCCTGCACAATTAGCACAAGCTTCAGCAGTTTATGGTTATGTTTCACTTTGTATTTATTTTTTTGGTAGTGTTATTGCTGACAAAGTAAGTCTTAAATGGTTAACAATAGCTGGTCTTGCAGCTTTTGGAATAACAGGAACTTGGTATGGTAGTGTTGGTTTAACAGCAGGTGGTGGAATTATTTTTGACGTTGAAAATAATGTAGCAGTTTTAAACCCAATTGGACAGTCTAGTCGCTTTACACAGGTTCTAATAATTTATGTTATTTGAGCATTTGCAAAAATTATTTTTTGAGCTCCTTTGTGAAAATTATTATCTCAACAAGGAAAACCAGAAGAGAATGGAATTTTAAATGGTATTCATGGTAGTCTAAATGGATTAATAGGAACAATATTTGTGGCAATAGGATTTGCTATATTCACAATATTAACTCCATTCTTTGTAAATAAGCAAAATAGTTCAACTATGGCTTTCTCTATAATGTGCTATCTATTTAGTTCACTAATAGTTCTTGATGTTTTCTTACTTATTTTCTTTATTAAAGAAAAGAAAAATGAAACTATTAGTAAAGATTTTAATTTAAAAGAAGTTGGTAAAGTTTTAAAAAACTATAAAGTTTATTTAGTTGCTTTTTTAGTAATGGGCGTATATATGTATCAACAAGGATTAAGTGTTTTAATCCCTTTTATGAATAGTGCGTTATTAATAAGTGCAAGTGTTACATTTGTTGGTGGGCTTCTAAGGACTTACTTGTTTAGATTATTCTTTTCAGCACCTGCAGGTAAGATTGCAGATAAATCAGGAAAATATATAAAATTTTTAGTTATAGGATGCATTATATGTTCATTTATTATGACAACAATAATATTTTTGCCAGGATTTAAAATAGGAGGTTTTCAGAATCAATCAAAAGGAATAAAAATATTAATTCAAGTTATAGTTTATTCATTCTTCTTGTGTTTGGGCGCAATTTGTTGAGGGCTAGTTACAAATAGATGAGCAACAATTTATGAAATTGGTATTGATCAAAAACATTATGCTACTGCTGTTGGTTTAGTTTCTGTAATTGCTTTCTCACCTGATGCATGATTCTGACAATTAAACTCATTTTTCTTAAATAAGCATAAAGTTGAAACTGAAATACCTGGTGTATTTAATTATCAATTGGCATATCAATATTCAATGATTTTAATCGTTATTGGTGGAATTGTTGGTGTTTTGGCAGGATTAATTTTAATGCTTAAAATCAAAAAAGAAAGATCGATAAAGATAATTAAAAATAGCTTATCCTAA
- a CDS encoding MFS transporter: protein MGISKKTFYIIAILAMADVLVMAVPFYLKNVMSSVVIADSLGILPSQFSQANSIYGYVSLPSYFIGGWLADKISLKKLTLIGLGSIGVICLWYGFIPFIVTAKVIQVYLIFALWSFVTCFIFWAALWKLLSEQGKPEENGKLNGIHGSLNGLTGTIIIAIAYLVFFLFGTIWKDTLGNWAFSTLVFVFTGFIILNCILIWMFVPEDKTLKTDGESDFSLKSFKNILGNWKIWLVSILILGVYLYQSGLSIFVTYMQDVLLITAALVVVFGIMRTYLFRFFFSAWFGKMADKSQKYILFIIIGLAVASVLCLIAVVVPGFGQNSFTNMSKGYKTVVQIAVVTMYLGLGITCWALVTNRWATIYVINISQKDYGMAVGFISLIAFSADAWFWQIDSILLKNLGTEAGYADNKLANQISIVIILAFGLIAMVSGAILLYATKKEKERNGSKTKTVLKK, encoded by the coding sequence ATGGGTATTAGTAAAAAAACATTTTACATTATTGCGATTTTAGCAATGGCTGATGTTTTGGTTATGGCTGTGCCCTTTTATTTAAAAAATGTTATGTCATCAGTTGTTATAGCTGATTCATTGGGTATTTTACCATCACAGTTCTCACAAGCAAACTCAATATATGGTTATGTCTCATTACCGAGCTATTTCATTGGTGGATGATTAGCAGATAAAATTAGTCTAAAAAAATTAACATTAATTGGATTGGGCTCAATTGGAGTAATCTGTTTGTGATATGGATTTATTCCATTTATTGTGACAGCAAAAGTAATTCAAGTTTACCTTATTTTTGCATTATGAAGCTTTGTAACATGTTTCATATTTTGAGCAGCGTTATGAAAATTGTTATCTGAACAAGGAAAACCAGAAGAAAATGGAAAACTGAACGGTATTCATGGTAGCTTAAACGGATTAACAGGAACTATTATTATTGCAATTGCATATTTAGTTTTTTTCTTATTTGGAACTATTTGAAAAGACACATTAGGAAATTGAGCATTTTCAACATTAGTTTTTGTTTTTACAGGTTTTATAATATTGAACTGTATTTTAATATGGATGTTTGTACCAGAAGACAAAACCCTAAAAACTGATGGTGAAAGTGATTTCTCATTGAAAAGTTTTAAGAATATTTTAGGTAATTGAAAAATATGGTTAGTTTCTATATTAATACTAGGTGTTTATTTATACCAAAGTGGATTATCTATTTTTGTAACTTATATGCAAGATGTTTTATTAATAACAGCAGCTCTAGTTGTAGTATTTGGGATTATGAGAACATATTTATTTAGATTTTTCTTTTCAGCTTGGTTTGGAAAAATGGCTGATAAAAGTCAAAAATACATTTTATTTATAATAATAGGTTTAGCAGTTGCATCAGTTTTATGTTTGATTGCCGTAGTTGTTCCGGGGTTTGGACAAAATAGTTTTACTAACATGTCTAAAGGCTATAAAACAGTTGTTCAAATAGCTGTAGTTACAATGTACCTTGGTTTAGGGATAACTTGTTGAGCGTTAGTAACAAACAGGTGAGCAACAATTTATGTAATTAATATTAGTCAAAAAGATTATGGAATGGCTGTTGGTTTTATTTCATTGATCGCATTTTCAGCAGACGCTTGATTCTGACAAATTGATTCAATTTTATTAAAAAATTTAGGAACTGAAGCTGGCTATGCAGATAATAAATTAGCTAACCAAATAAGCATTGTTATAATTCTTGCTTTTGGCTTAATTGCTATGGTTTCTGGAGCAATTCTATTATATGCAACTAAAAAGGAAAAAGAAAGAAATGGAAGTAAAACAAAAACAGTTTTGAAAAAATAA
- a CDS encoding glycerophosphodiester phosphodiesterase: MFLVAHRGFRAPGRENRMIDFTDALKTCKAVEFDIRLTKDKQIIIFHDHNFKRIGNLDKTVKSMTFSEIKQMKYFKKNPEKLPPLFVDDFVEKISSKYDFINVEIKPDRNTKEEFEIIKKGLEKLRSKTKAEIVVSSFGYEALKFISSLDENKFKKGYLTEYVKKVDFKLIKKFDYLHPYVGNLKSKGSKEIVKKINLPMNVWTFKNDKDARIIWSMYEKRVNSFISDKKDLMIKFA, from the coding sequence ATGTTTTTAGTAGCACATAGAGGTTTCAGAGCTCCAGGAAGAGAAAATCGAATGATTGACTTTACTGATGCATTGAAAACTTGTAAAGCAGTTGAATTTGATATCCGCTTAACAAAAGATAAACAAATTATAATTTTTCATGACCACAATTTTAAAAGAATAGGAAATTTAGATAAAACTGTTAAAAGTATGACATTTAGCGAAATAAAACAAATGAAATATTTTAAAAAAAATCCTGAAAAATTACCACCTTTATTTGTTGATGATTTTGTTGAAAAAATTTCAAGCAAATATGATTTTATAAATGTGGAAATTAAACCTGATAGAAATACAAAAGAAGAATTTGAAATTATAAAAAAAGGACTAGAAAAATTAAGATCAAAAACAAAAGCAGAAATTGTTGTTTCTTCATTTGGGTATGAAGCTTTAAAATTTATATCTAGTTTAGATGAAAATAAGTTTAAAAAAGGTTATTTGACAGAATATGTTAAAAAAGTAGATTTTAAGTTAATTAAAAAATTTGATTATCTTCATCCATATGTTGGAAATTTAAAAAGTAAAGGTTCAAAAGAAATAGTTAAAAAAATAAACTTACCTATGAATGTTTGAACTTTTAAAAATGATAAAGATGCCAGAATAATTTGGAGCATGTATGAAAAAAGAGTAAATTCTTTCATTAGTGATAAAAAAGATCTAATGATTAAATTTGCATAG
- a CDS encoding MIP/aquaporin family protein gives MNWYTLILTELLGTAILIILGNGIVANVVLKGTKGNNSGLMPITFGWAMAVTVGALIANALGGVAHFNPTVTVALAIADKSGKLGFGNYTGIAPIGMFVLVLIFQFIGAIIGQLIVNFVYYKHIQKTLQSGSIEDQLSVLAMHSTAPTERNWIFNFAMEFVGTAVLILAILSFGKFIGGNGLPSYYAPVLVGMVILAIGLSLGGTTGYAINPFRDLAPRLVHQLMPFKNKGSSDWKYAWIPVVAPLAAGIIVGAFFLI, from the coding sequence ATGAATTGATATACATTAATATTAACTGAGCTTTTAGGTACAGCAATACTTATTATTTTAGGTAATGGCATTGTTGCAAATGTTGTTCTTAAAGGCACAAAAGGTAATAATAGTGGATTAATGCCAATTACATTTGGTTGAGCTATGGCTGTTACTGTAGGAGCTTTAATTGCAAACGCATTAGGCGGAGTAGCTCACTTTAATCCTACTGTTACTGTTGCTTTAGCTATCGCTGATAAATCAGGAAAGTTAGGTTTTGGAAATTACACAGGAATAGCACCAATTGGTATGTTTGTCCTAGTTCTAATATTTCAATTTATTGGAGCTATTATTGGGCAGTTAATTGTTAATTTTGTTTATTACAAACATATTCAAAAAACTTTACAATCTGGTTCAATAGAAGATCAACTAAGTGTACTAGCAATGCATTCAACTGCTCCAACTGAAAGAAATTGAATATTTAATTTCGCAATGGAATTTGTTGGAACAGCAGTATTAATTTTAGCTATTTTATCATTTGGTAAATTTATTGGAGGTAATGGACTACCTTCATACTATGCACCTGTTTTAGTTGGTATGGTAATTTTAGCTATTGGTCTTTCTTTAGGTGGAACAACAGGTTATGCGATAAATCCATTTCGTGATTTAGCACCAAGGCTTGTTCATCAATTGATGCCATTTAAAAATAAAGGATCATCAGACTGAAAATATGCATGAATTCCAGTGGTTGCTCCATTAGCAGCGGGAATAATTGTTGGGGCTTTCTTTTTAATATAG
- the glpO gene encoding type 2 glycerol-3-phosphate oxidase, with amino-acid sequence MKKYDICIIGAGLIGSSIARELAKYNKKIVVLESNLKVGMETTTGNSGLVHGGFDPTPGKLNAKLNVLGKKRYEDWIKEMEFPYLRIDSLIVGFDDLDLQHINMLYQRGLTNGLDPKEMKILNKEQVLKKEPNISQEVKAALLCNSSIAVDPVALTETLMKNAIKNGVELKLNSKVISIKKDKNIYQIKTANNDLIKSTIVINVAGHYADVISKMAGHDEFDLVTKRGEYRILEKTEFGIVNSVVFMVPTIHGKGVIVAPTLDGHVLVGPTSEDFVPKNETRLITKEKYDLIGDIGKKIIPSINMNKTCMSISGSRPIEPKTDDFWIKPSKKDEFFINVAGMKSPGLSSAPAIADLVIHLVKNKMKLEINNKWDPNEKNPLIYKN; translated from the coding sequence ATGAAAAAATATGATATTTGTATAATTGGAGCAGGTTTAATAGGTTCATCTATTGCACGTGAGCTTGCCAAGTACAATAAAAAAATTGTTGTTTTAGAATCCAATTTAAAAGTTGGTATGGAAACAACAACAGGAAACTCAGGATTGGTTCATGGTGGTTTTGATCCAACTCCTGGAAAACTTAATGCTAAGCTTAATGTTTTGGGCAAAAAAAGATATGAAGATTGAATAAAAGAAATGGAATTTCCTTATTTAAGGATTGATTCACTAATTGTTGGATTTGATGACTTAGATTTACAACATATAAATATGCTTTATCAAAGAGGTTTAACAAATGGTCTTGACCCAAAAGAAATGAAGATTTTAAATAAAGAACAAGTTTTAAAAAAAGAACCAAATATTTCTCAAGAAGTTAAAGCTGCTCTTCTTTGCAATTCATCAATTGCAGTTGATCCTGTTGCTTTAACTGAAACTCTTATGAAAAATGCTATTAAAAATGGAGTTGAACTAAAGTTAAATTCAAAAGTTATAAGCATTAAAAAGGATAAAAATATTTATCAAATAAAAACTGCAAATAATGATCTTATAAAATCAACAATTGTAATAAATGTCGCTGGACATTATGCTGATGTTATAAGTAAAATGGCAGGTCATGATGAATTTGATTTGGTTACAAAAAGAGGCGAATATAGAATCTTAGAAAAAACAGAATTTGGAATTGTTAACTCAGTTGTATTTATGGTTCCTACAATACATGGCAAAGGAGTTATTGTTGCTCCTACATTAGATGGGCATGTTCTTGTTGGTCCTACAAGTGAAGATTTTGTTCCAAAAAATGAAACAAGATTAATAACTAAAGAAAAATATGACTTGATTGGAGATATTGGAAAAAAAATAATTCCTTCAATCAATATGAATAAGACTTGTATGAGTATTTCTGGAAGTAGACCTATTGAACCTAAAACTGATGATTTTTGAATAAAGCCTTCAAAAAAAGATGAATTTTTTATAAATGTTGCTGGAATGAAATCTCCTGGGTTGTCTTCAGCACCTGCAATTGCAGATTTAGTTATTCATTTAGTGAAAAATAAAATGAAATTAGAAATTAATAATAAATGAGACCCAAATGAAAAGAATCCATTAATTTACAAAAATTAA
- the glpK gene encoding glycerol kinase GlpK — protein sequence MEKYIITLDEGTTSARSLITNYKGEIIAVDQMEFTQHFPKEGWVEHDAIEIWNTQRTTLIQVLNKSGISPSQIESIGITNQRETVVVWNRESGLPIYNAIVWQDQRTADYCEKFGRKELDLIKDRTGLIINPYFSGTKVKWILDNVKGARKLAEEGKLMFGTINTWLIYRLTGGEVFVTDHTNAQRTLFYNIDTNDWDDELLRLFDVPRNMLPEIKTCSEVYGKTFKGLLSKNDDTQFKIASSIGDQQSALFGQLCLSPGETKVTYGTGCFILMNTGDAKVISTHGLLTTIGVSIGDKITYALEGSVMVAGAAVQWLRDNLRIVYNAIETEWYAAQVNDDRRVYVVPSFTGLGSPYWDSYSRGAIFGLDRGTKREHLVRATLEAIAYQANDVVSAMQKDIKKPLTEIKVDGGASQNKFMMQFQADISRAKVIKPTNVETTAMGAAYLAGLAVGYWKSIEEIKQNYEIDFELNSTISKQQSDKLIRGWNSAVSRTFGWIKEIE from the coding sequence ATGGAAAAATATATTATTACTTTAGATGAAGGTACAACTAGTGCAAGGTCACTTATAACCAATTATAAAGGGGAAATTATTGCAGTTGATCAAATGGAATTTACTCAACATTTTCCAAAAGAAGGATGAGTTGAACACGATGCTATAGAAATTTGAAATACTCAAAGAACAACTTTAATTCAAGTTTTAAATAAATCAGGAATTAGTCCTTCACAAATAGAATCGATTGGTATTACAAATCAAAGAGAAACTGTTGTTGTATGGAATAGAGAATCAGGTCTACCAATTTATAATGCAATTGTGTGGCAAGACCAAAGAACAGCTGATTATTGTGAAAAATTTGGAAGAAAAGAATTAGATTTAATTAAAGATAGAACAGGACTTATAATAAACCCTTACTTCTCTGGAACAAAGGTTAAGTGAATTTTAGATAATGTTAAAGGGGCAAGGAAACTAGCAGAAGAAGGAAAGTTAATGTTTGGTACAATTAACACTTGATTAATTTACCGTTTAACTGGTGGGGAGGTTTTTGTAACAGACCACACAAATGCTCAAAGAACATTATTTTATAATATTGATACTAATGACTGAGATGATGAACTTTTAAGATTATTTGATGTTCCTAGAAATATGTTGCCAGAAATTAAAACTTGCTCTGAAGTTTATGGAAAGACTTTTAAAGGTCTACTTTCAAAAAATGATGACACTCAATTTAAAATTGCTTCATCAATTGGAGATCAACAATCGGCATTATTTGGACAACTTTGCCTTTCTCCTGGAGAAACCAAAGTTACATATGGTACAGGTTGCTTTATTCTAATGAATACAGGTGATGCAAAAGTTATATCTACTCATGGTCTTTTAACAACAATTGGTGTTTCAATTGGAGATAAGATAACATATGCGCTTGAAGGTTCTGTAATGGTTGCAGGAGCTGCAGTTCAATGGCTTAGAGATAATTTAAGAATTGTTTACAACGCAATTGAAACTGAATGATATGCAGCCCAAGTAAATGACGACAGAAGGGTTTATGTTGTTCCTTCATTTACAGGATTAGGTTCACCATATTGAGATTCATACTCTCGTGGAGCAATTTTTGGTCTTGATAGAGGTACAAAAAGAGAGCATTTAGTTAGGGCAACTTTAGAAGCCATTGCATATCAAGCGAATGATGTTGTTAGTGCAATGCAAAAAGATATTAAAAAGCCTTTGACAGAAATAAAAGTTGATGGTGGAGCTAGTCAAAATAAATTTATGATGCAATTTCAAGCTGACATAAGTAGAGCTAAAGTTATCAAACCAACTAATGTTGAAACAACAGCGATGGGAGCAGCATATCTTGCAGGTCTAGCTGTTGGATACTGAAAATCAATTGAAGAAATCAAGCAAAACTATGAAATTGATTTTGAATTAAACTCAACAATATCAAAACAACAGTCAGACAAACTAATTAGAGGGTGAAATAGTGCTGTTTCAAGAACATTTGGATGAATTAAAGAAATCGAATAA